One stretch of Paenibacillus sp. FSL R5-0341 DNA includes these proteins:
- the yabQ gene encoding spore cortex biosynthesis protein YabQ, whose amino-acid sequence MSPDTQWITLMWMLTSGVVMGMAYDSYRVLSGQLRFPRWSIHTLDLLYWVASALFVFRMLYAGNHGQLRFYVFLGLIIGVCFYFWLLSVTTQRFVVMLIKLARTLIHWCGHILNILIVMPAKGIYKLIRVLFGFVIAILLFLGRLVLQCLVPFGKLFLWMFRPLLKYWVTPHWMIRVGTRIAAMWKRWF is encoded by the coding sequence ATGAGTCCGGATACTCAATGGATCACATTGATGTGGATGCTTACTTCGGGGGTCGTGATGGGAATGGCCTACGACAGTTACCGGGTACTGTCCGGACAGCTGCGGTTTCCGAGATGGAGCATCCACACCCTCGATCTGTTGTACTGGGTTGCTTCCGCGCTGTTCGTTTTTCGGATGCTATACGCCGGAAACCACGGACAGCTGCGGTTTTATGTCTTTTTGGGGCTGATTATAGGGGTTTGCTTCTATTTTTGGCTTTTAAGTGTTACAACCCAGCGTTTTGTGGTAATGTTAATTAAACTCGCAAGAACGCTGATTCATTGGTGTGGACATATCCTTAACATCCTGATCGTTATGCCGGCTAAGGGGATTTATAAGTTAATTCGCGTATTATTCGGTTTTGTAATTGCGATACTATTATTCCTGGGCAGGCTGGTGCTGCAATGTTTGGTACCTTTCGGCAAGTTGTTCCTCTGGATGTTTAGGCCGCTCCTGAAATATTGGGTAACGCCGCATTGGATGATCCGTGTGGGTACAAGAATTGCAGCGATGTGGAAACGCTGGTTTTAA
- the spoIIE gene encoding stage II sporulation protein E: protein MMEKWNVIQFPGMKAGKGGTEAREELSVRLKQWLGSRKAVQMVASRKWVLLLTFMGFLLGKAMILNELSPFAIAYFAVIAFMRRDYIIPVGAALLAGSLFAPFPVPLIVASEIAIFYLLFRGLESYDRAELSYAPTMVFTTTFMVKLFAVVIGPSFSWYAMLMLTMDSVLSFVLTLVFIQAIPIFTYRKKKFSLKNEEILCLIILLASVMTGAVGWTIQSLSVEHMLSRYLILIFALVGGAPLGASVGVITGLILSLADMSAVYQMSLLAFAGMLAGMLREGKRAAVALGMLLGSSILSIYLGGPGDVMNSLWETCAAIVLFMLTPKSLMTAISKYVPGTQDHTKSQHEYAKRIRDITAERVTRFSQVFRQLSRSFDQMSGAGEPIQKEGGMDHFMNAVAEGTCASCFKRAQCWDAKFIQTYKYMTDVMSTIEGNPEISGKQIPVDWNRVCAKPEEVLEVMRAQYGLHQHNMQWKRQIIDSRQLVAEQLSGVSQVMEDLAKEIQRESEEMVQQEEQIRDALESLGLSIHSIEIINLEAGNVEIEIVHAYTRGFDECRKMIAPLISDVLDEHIAVLHETMTDPRQGLATVTFGSAKTFEVTTGVAAAAKGGDVMSGDSFSTVELGNGTFAVALSDGMGNGERARMESSAALNILEQLLQSGMDEKLAIKSVNSVLMLRSPEEMYATVDMALIDEYTAETTFMKIGSTPSFIKRGQEVIQVSASNLPIGIIKDIEVDLVTVQLQPGDILIMMTDGIYDAPGYAVNKELWMKRLIQEIDTDDPQDLADCLLESVIRYQQHEILDDMTVVVGKVEHFRPEWATLRVPGINRMERPRTVS, encoded by the coding sequence ATGATGGAAAAGTGGAATGTCATTCAATTTCCGGGAATGAAAGCAGGTAAAGGAGGTACGGAAGCTCGGGAGGAGCTGTCGGTACGTCTGAAACAATGGCTTGGCTCCCGCAAGGCTGTCCAAATGGTTGCTTCCCGCAAATGGGTACTGCTGCTTACATTTATGGGGTTCCTGCTCGGAAAGGCGATGATTCTGAATGAATTATCACCCTTCGCCATTGCCTACTTCGCTGTGATTGCATTCATGCGCAGGGATTACATCATTCCGGTAGGTGCCGCGCTACTCGCAGGCAGTCTCTTTGCACCGTTCCCAGTACCGCTCATTGTTGCATCGGAGATCGCCATCTTCTATCTGCTCTTCCGTGGACTGGAGTCATATGATCGTGCTGAATTATCTTATGCGCCAACGATGGTGTTTACCACTACATTTATGGTGAAGTTATTCGCCGTCGTGATTGGACCATCCTTCAGCTGGTACGCAATGCTGATGCTCACGATGGATTCGGTACTAAGCTTCGTGCTCACCCTTGTTTTTATACAAGCCATACCGATCTTCACTTACCGCAAAAAAAAGTTCAGCCTAAAGAACGAGGAGATCCTCTGCCTGATCATATTGCTTGCTTCCGTCATGACGGGAGCTGTAGGGTGGACCATTCAGTCCTTGTCCGTCGAGCATATGCTCTCCCGTTATCTCATATTAATCTTTGCGCTGGTGGGCGGAGCCCCCCTCGGAGCCTCAGTTGGCGTCATTACCGGCTTGATTCTGAGTCTGGCTGACATGTCAGCAGTGTATCAGATGAGCCTGCTTGCTTTTGCCGGGATGCTTGCAGGTATGCTTCGAGAGGGTAAACGTGCGGCGGTTGCACTGGGCATGCTGCTGGGTTCGTCCATTCTATCCATATATCTGGGAGGACCGGGCGATGTCATGAACTCATTATGGGAGACGTGTGCAGCTATCGTACTATTCATGTTAACACCTAAAAGTCTGATGACGGCGATATCCAAATATGTACCGGGTACGCAGGATCATACCAAATCGCAGCATGAGTATGCCAAACGGATACGGGATATTACGGCAGAGCGGGTAACCCGTTTCTCACAGGTATTCCGTCAATTGTCCCGCAGCTTTGATCAGATGTCCGGTGCGGGAGAGCCGATACAGAAAGAAGGTGGAATGGATCATTTCATGAATGCGGTTGCCGAGGGTACCTGTGCGAGCTGCTTCAAACGTGCGCAATGCTGGGATGCGAAGTTTATTCAAACCTACAAATATATGACGGACGTGATGAGTACGATTGAAGGAAATCCGGAGATCTCAGGCAAGCAGATTCCAGTGGACTGGAACAGGGTGTGTGCGAAACCGGAAGAGGTCCTTGAAGTCATGCGTGCCCAGTATGGACTGCATCAACATAACATGCAATGGAAGCGCCAGATTATCGATAGCCGGCAGCTGGTTGCAGAGCAATTATCCGGTGTATCTCAGGTCATGGAGGACCTGGCCAAAGAAATTCAGCGGGAAAGCGAGGAGATGGTACAGCAGGAGGAGCAGATTCGGGACGCATTGGAGTCACTGGGCCTCTCCATTCATTCTATTGAGATCATCAATCTGGAAGCGGGCAATGTTGAAATTGAGATTGTGCATGCATATACACGGGGATTCGATGAGTGCCGGAAAATGATAGCTCCGCTGATCTCGGATGTATTAGACGAGCATATTGCCGTCTTGCATGAGACCATGACAGATCCTCGTCAGGGACTGGCGACCGTTACGTTTGGTTCAGCCAAAACGTTCGAGGTAACCACCGGTGTTGCTGCTGCTGCCAAAGGGGGAGATGTGATGTCAGGCGACAGCTTCAGTACGGTTGAGTTAGGCAACGGTACATTCGCGGTGGCGCTCAGTGATGGAATGGGCAATGGGGAACGGGCGCGCATGGAGAGCAGTGCGGCGCTGAATATTCTGGAACAGCTGCTACAGTCCGGCATGGACGAGAAACTGGCGATCAAATCGGTGAACTCCGTTCTGATGTTGCGCTCACCTGAAGAGATGTATGCCACAGTGGATATGGCGCTGATTGATGAGTATACGGCGGAGACCACGTTTATGAAAATCGGATCGACGCCTAGCTTTATCAAACGTGGACAGGAGGTTATTCAAGTTTCAGCCAGTAATTTGCCAATCGGTATTATTAAGGATATCGAAGTGGATCTGGTGACGGTACAGCTGCAACCGGGGGATATCCTCATTATGATGACGGATGGCATCTATGATGCACCGGGGTATGCGGTGAACAAAGAGCTATGGATGAAGCGGCTCATTCAAGAGATTGATACAGATGATCCGCAAGATTTGGCCGATTGCCTGCTTGAGAGTGTTATCAGATATCAGCAGCATGAAATTTTGGATGATATGACCGTCGTTGTTGGAAAAGTAGAGCATTTCCGCCCTGAATGGGCCACACTACGTGTGCCTGGCATCAACCGGATGGAGCGTCCACGGACTGTCAGTTAA
- the mazG gene encoding nucleoside triphosphate pyrophosphohydrolase: protein MSAALTVVGLGSGDADQLTVGIIKKMKHAATLYVRTLDHPVLNDLKQEGLDMTSFDAIYEAKSSFPEVYDEIANQLIEAARKGEAGTEIVYAVPGHPMVAEASVRLLKERCPQMGISLRVMGGESFLDEAFIRLGFDPIEGFQLLDASSLNTELVQPQLHTLIGQVYDVFTASDVKLCLMEVYPDDYPVFVGHALGVQGQEVIHKIPLHELDRIEGYGNLSLIYVPKNTDDALRRRSFARLHEIVNILRSPGGCPWDQEQTHQSIRKNLIEETYEVIETIDEDDPDHMKEELGDLLLQILLHSQMEEEVGTFNVYDVIEGLNDKLIFRHPHVFGDNQAEDANEALQNWEQMKAEEKKRKGLDQQKVSVLDGIPRDLPALMKGYKLQKKAAKVGFDWDDVEGVFAKIEEELAELKEAVQQGQSAEERKLELGDLLFAAANVARFIDTDPEEALAATNRKFVGRFQYIEERLREQGRTPVDSNVEEMEQFWQDAKKAGL, encoded by the coding sequence ATGAGTGCAGCTTTAACCGTAGTTGGTCTTGGATCTGGAGATGCAGACCAACTGACCGTAGGTATTATCAAAAAAATGAAACATGCAGCTACGCTGTATGTACGCACCCTGGATCATCCCGTATTGAATGATCTGAAGCAAGAGGGGCTGGATATGACATCATTTGATGCCATCTATGAGGCGAAGTCTTCCTTCCCCGAAGTGTATGATGAGATCGCGAACCAACTGATAGAGGCCGCTCGCAAGGGCGAGGCCGGAACTGAGATTGTGTATGCCGTTCCGGGTCATCCCATGGTGGCAGAAGCAAGTGTACGTTTGCTCAAAGAACGTTGCCCACAGATGGGTATTTCACTGCGTGTCATGGGTGGAGAGAGCTTCCTGGACGAAGCCTTTATACGGCTTGGTTTCGACCCAATCGAAGGATTTCAACTCCTGGATGCCAGCAGCCTGAACACGGAATTGGTACAACCACAGCTACATACGTTGATCGGACAAGTCTACGATGTGTTCACTGCTTCGGATGTGAAGCTATGCCTGATGGAGGTTTACCCGGATGATTATCCCGTATTTGTGGGTCATGCGCTGGGTGTACAGGGTCAGGAGGTTATTCACAAAATTCCGCTACACGAACTGGACCGGATCGAAGGGTACGGCAATCTGTCACTGATCTATGTACCGAAGAACACCGATGATGCCTTGCGTCGCCGATCCTTTGCGCGTTTGCATGAGATTGTGAACATTCTTCGCAGTCCAGGTGGCTGTCCATGGGATCAGGAGCAGACACATCAGTCCATTCGCAAAAACCTGATTGAAGAGACCTATGAAGTCATTGAGACGATCGACGAGGATGACCCCGACCATATGAAAGAAGAGCTGGGTGATCTGCTGCTGCAGATTTTATTGCATTCCCAGATGGAAGAAGAGGTTGGCACATTTAATGTGTATGATGTCATCGAAGGTTTGAATGATAAGCTGATTTTCCGTCATCCGCATGTGTTTGGCGATAATCAGGCAGAAGATGCGAATGAAGCTCTTCAGAACTGGGAACAGATGAAGGCAGAGGAGAAGAAACGCAAGGGTCTGGATCAGCAGAAGGTTTCCGTGCTGGACGGCATACCGCGTGACTTGCCTGCATTGATGAAAGGATACAAGCTACAGAAGAAAGCAGCCAAAGTGGGCTTTGACTGGGATGATGTTGAAGGTGTGTTTGCCAAGATCGAGGAAGAGCTGGCGGAATTGAAAGAAGCGGTGCAACAAGGCCAGTCTGCAGAAGAGCGGAAGCTTGAACTGGGTGATTTATTATTCGCAGCTGCGAACGTTGCAAGATTCATCGATACAGACCCGGAAGAGGCACTCGCTGCCACCAACCGCAAGTTCGTTGGGCGGTTCCAATACATCGAAGAGCGTTTGCGCGAACAGGGAAGAACACCGGTAGATAGCAATGTAGAAGAGATGGAGCAATTCTGGCAGGATGCGAAGAAGGCAGGATTATAA
- the yabP gene encoding sporulation protein YabP, producing MVEHGKAKQHHLSMQNRKLLDLTGVSNVESFDSEEFLLQTELGHLTIRGHNLHIKNLSLEEGLLSIEGTVSSLQYLDPGSQSKNSKGLFGKMFR from the coding sequence ATGGTTGAGCACGGTAAGGCCAAACAGCATCATCTGAGCATGCAGAATCGGAAACTGCTGGATCTGACAGGTGTCTCCAATGTGGAGAGCTTCGACAGTGAGGAATTTTTGCTGCAGACTGAACTTGGGCATCTGACCATCCGAGGGCACAATTTACATATCAAAAACCTGAGCCTGGAGGAAGGTCTGTTATCCATTGAAGGCACAGTCAGTTCACTCCAATATCTGGACCCCGGTTCCCAGTCCAAAAACAGTAAAGGCCTGTTTGGCAAGATGTTCCGATGA
- a CDS encoding protein kinase encodes MTTLSDASFPPGTVVTGKWNRSRYTIRKLLGKGANGIVFLVQRGENGKHYALKMGFDPVDLQSEVNVLKSFQLQRNHEALRQSGIPSYLKDVDDYAVRGRDIPFYVMRYVRGEALHHFIRRQGTDWTLLVGLRLLQKLAQLHQAGWVFGDLKPQNVLVSDYGQVELIDYGGVTSIGRSVKQFTEWYDRGFWNAGSRTADGTYDVFAFALLLIHVLEADALKALAAEGLPQLRSVNQLVALVERSERLGPFRNWTIQALRGQFRDAGHAAQGWKEMMARPTPLRRRSNSTTPRWLKNAFAVSVILLIGVLIYALRF; translated from the coding sequence GTGACAACGTTGTCTGACGCCTCTTTCCCGCCAGGCACAGTGGTTACAGGGAAATGGAATCGCAGTCGTTACACGATTCGTAAGCTACTGGGCAAAGGAGCCAATGGCATCGTTTTTCTGGTCCAACGGGGTGAAAATGGCAAACACTACGCGCTTAAAATGGGATTTGACCCGGTAGATCTGCAATCTGAAGTCAATGTGCTCAAATCTTTTCAACTACAGCGTAATCATGAGGCCCTTCGGCAGAGCGGCATTCCTTCCTATCTTAAAGATGTGGATGATTATGCCGTTCGTGGCCGGGATATTCCTTTTTATGTGATGCGTTACGTTCGAGGTGAGGCTCTTCATCACTTCATTCGGCGTCAGGGGACAGACTGGACACTTCTGGTTGGACTTAGACTCCTGCAGAAGCTGGCGCAATTGCATCAGGCGGGATGGGTGTTTGGTGATCTCAAACCTCAGAATGTGCTGGTATCCGATTATGGGCAGGTGGAATTGATCGACTATGGCGGAGTTACGTCTATTGGTCGAAGCGTCAAACAGTTCACTGAATGGTATGATCGGGGTTTCTGGAATGCAGGTAGTCGAACAGCAGATGGTACCTATGATGTATTTGCTTTTGCATTATTGTTGATTCATGTACTTGAAGCAGACGCGCTCAAGGCATTGGCAGCCGAAGGGTTGCCGCAACTGCGAAGTGTGAATCAGCTTGTAGCGCTGGTGGAGCGCAGTGAACGACTGGGTCCTTTTCGTAACTGGACGATTCAAGCCTTACGAGGTCAGTTTCGTGATGCAGGTCATGCGGCACAAGGATGGAAGGAAATGATGGCACGCCCCACGCCTCTCCGCCGTCGTTCCAACAGTACAACACCGCGCTGGCTTAAGAACGCATTTGCTGTATCTGTGATATTACTTATTGGGGTGCTCATCTATGCACTACGTTTCTGA
- a CDS encoding RNA-binding S4 domain-containing protein has translation MRLDKFLKVSRLIKRRTVAKDVSEQGRVLVNGREAKPSAAVKVGDELTVQFGQKLVTVKVERIAESTKKDEASSLYTLVKEEPIAKDNGMNW, from the coding sequence ATGCGTCTTGATAAATTCCTGAAGGTCTCCCGGCTAATCAAACGCCGTACTGTGGCCAAAGACGTCTCTGAACAGGGACGTGTTCTGGTGAACGGACGTGAAGCGAAGCCCAGCGCCGCTGTTAAAGTAGGCGATGAGTTGACGGTTCAGTTCGGTCAGAAACTGGTCACCGTGAAGGTGGAACGAATTGCTGAGAGCACTAAGAAGGATGAGGCGAGTAGCCTCTACACCTTGGTTAAGGAAGAGCCGATCGCCAAGGATAACGGGATGAACTGGTAA
- a CDS encoding S1 domain-containing RNA-binding protein, translating into MAIEVGTKLEGKVTGITHFGAFVDLSGGVTGLVHISEIADNYVKDVNDHLKLNDLVTVKVINVDKDGKIGLSIKQAVDKPVEQQTQSRPPRAPRPERSGGDRERFSGGGPSGGQGRGGGGGGFNRGDRGGRSFKPAAGKPSFEDKMSRFLKDSEERISSLKKNTEGKRGGRGAKRV; encoded by the coding sequence ATGGCAATTGAAGTGGGCACCAAGTTAGAGGGCAAGGTGACAGGAATCACGCATTTTGGAGCATTTGTGGATCTGTCAGGAGGTGTCACGGGTCTCGTTCACATCTCGGAAATCGCCGACAATTACGTCAAAGATGTCAACGACCACCTGAAGCTGAATGACCTCGTTACAGTAAAGGTTATCAACGTTGACAAGGATGGCAAGATCGGACTTTCCATTAAGCAAGCTGTTGACAAACCGGTTGAGCAACAAACACAATCCAGACCCCCGAGAGCTCCTAGACCGGAACGCAGTGGAGGAGATCGCGAACGATTCAGCGGCGGAGGCCCAAGTGGTGGCCAAGGTCGTGGTGGCGGCGGCGGTGGATTTAACCGTGGTGACCGCGGAGGCCGTTCTTTCAAGCCCGCAGCAGGCAAACCTTCATTTGAGGATAAAATGTCACGCTTCCTGAAAGATAGTGAAGAGCGGATCTCTTCGCTTAAGAAGAACACAGAAGGCAAACGCGGAGGCCGTGGAGCCAAGCGTGTGTAA
- a CDS encoding polysaccharide biosynthesis protein — MKQPSTGSRLLQGAFVLGLAAIISKIIGAFQKIPLQNLGGDGVFGIYNTVYPLYMLIITLAAAGLPLAVSKFVAEQNALGRPDESRRIIRLSSLLLGGIGIIMALLMYAGAPLIAELIGNRHVVPSIRAASWALLFVPVMTGLRGYFQGLQQMVPTAVSQVVEQTIRVTVMIVLLLWLMRRDASLETIAAGAMMGSVAGGMVGLLVMLGYMVRHRRKDREVVTGPLISEWSSRGEEVGADRHERQEHRPVTSLKKTVSAIHPALGERPRSNGEWIRTLLMYAIPVCLGSLAVPLMNLVDTFTVPRLLRGEGLDELQSMVSFGIYNRGLPLVQLVTMLATSLSVLFIPAMAEARLKGGPEAVRQQAGLALRWFWLIGLAASAGLAVLAEPINRMLYGDAAGTEALRYMALTAAGSTVSIIAAALLQGLGAVRAPAFSMLAAAGVKALLNVMLVPALGISGAALAGAVAYMLAAGLNVALLARLVALRPAPGAVLAKPALVIAAMSLAAVGTAWAAEAVLGGMGIAADRRLAAMGVSLLGIAAGSAVFLLAAARIGLLTAAELAAVPKLGPRLAKLLRRLRVLR, encoded by the coding sequence ATGAAACAGCCGTCTACAGGCTCAAGGCTGCTACAGGGTGCATTTGTACTTGGGCTTGCCGCCATTATCTCTAAAATCATTGGTGCTTTTCAGAAGATTCCGCTGCAGAATCTGGGGGGAGACGGTGTATTTGGCATCTACAATACGGTGTATCCGTTATATATGCTCATTATCACGCTTGCTGCTGCAGGACTGCCGCTGGCCGTATCCAAATTCGTAGCAGAACAGAACGCACTCGGAAGACCAGACGAGAGCAGAAGAATTATTCGACTGTCTTCCCTACTGCTCGGGGGAATTGGAATTATAATGGCGCTCTTGATGTATGCAGGTGCGCCGCTGATCGCCGAGCTGATCGGCAACCGACATGTCGTTCCATCGATTCGCGCAGCTTCATGGGCGTTATTGTTCGTACCGGTGATGACAGGGCTGCGTGGATATTTTCAGGGATTACAGCAGATGGTGCCGACAGCGGTATCGCAGGTTGTGGAGCAGACGATACGTGTCACCGTCATGATTGTTTTGCTTCTCTGGCTGATGAGGCGGGATGCTTCGCTTGAAACTATCGCTGCTGGTGCCATGATGGGCTCCGTTGCGGGCGGAATGGTTGGGCTACTAGTCATGTTAGGGTACATGGTCCGACATCGACGGAAAGACAGGGAAGTGGTCACCGGACCATTGATTTCGGAATGGAGCAGTAGAGGTGAAGAGGTTGGAGCAGACAGGCATGAGCGTCAGGAGCATAGGCCGGTTACGTCGCTGAAGAAAACGGTGAGCGCTATTCATCCCGCTCTGGGAGAAAGGCCACGATCCAACGGGGAATGGATCAGGACGCTGCTCATGTATGCTATTCCTGTCTGTCTCGGGTCGCTGGCCGTACCGCTGATGAATCTGGTGGATACCTTCACTGTGCCCCGGCTGCTGCGGGGAGAAGGGCTGGATGAGCTCCAGTCGATGGTTTCCTTCGGCATCTACAACCGTGGATTGCCGCTGGTTCAACTGGTGACGATGCTGGCCACGTCACTATCTGTGCTGTTTATTCCGGCGATGGCGGAAGCCCGGTTAAAGGGCGGGCCAGAAGCCGTCCGGCAGCAAGCAGGCCTCGCGCTGCGCTGGTTCTGGTTGATCGGCCTGGCGGCATCCGCGGGTCTTGCGGTGCTGGCGGAGCCGATTAACCGCATGCTGTACGGAGATGCCGCAGGCACGGAAGCACTGCGGTATATGGCGCTGACGGCTGCGGGCAGCACCGTCAGCATTATTGCGGCGGCGCTGCTGCAAGGCCTCGGCGCCGTGCGTGCACCCGCGTTCAGCATGCTGGCCGCCGCAGGCGTCAAGGCGCTGCTGAACGTTATGCTTGTGCCGGCGCTGGGCATCAGCGGCGCGGCCCTGGCAGGCGCAGTCGCCTACATGCTGGCGGCTGGCCTGAATGTGGCGCTGCTGGCGCGACTTGTCGCCCTGCGCCCTGCCCCTGGCGCCGTCCTGGCGAAGCCGGCGCTGGTGATCGCCGCCATGAGTCTGGCGGCGGTAGGCACGGCCTGGGCCGCCGAAGCCGTGCTCGGCGGCATGGGCATCGCGGCCGACCGCCGGCTGGCCGCGATGGGCGTGAGCCTGCTGGGCATTGCCGCAGGCTCGGCCGTGTTCTTGCTGGCAGCGGCCCGGATAGGGCTACTGACCGCCGCAGAGCTGGCGGCCGTGCCCAAGTTGGGTCCGCGCCTTGCCAAGCTGCTGCGCAGACTGCGTGTGCTGCGCTAG
- a CDS encoding septum formation initiator family protein: protein MGKTPVGRSKAPTNQGKSAGARRRLMLWMTFMIVFVIWAGYTFLVQNAQISDKSSHLATQQASKEDTLKKLEQLKYEVSRLNDPEYIGQLARKKGYYLPEETPIQVEESGN, encoded by the coding sequence ATGGGTAAAACACCTGTGGGCAGATCAAAGGCTCCAACTAACCAAGGAAAATCTGCCGGTGCACGAAGGCGCCTCATGCTTTGGATGACGTTTATGATTGTATTTGTAATATGGGCAGGATATACATTCCTTGTGCAGAATGCACAAATTTCGGACAAGAGTTCTCATCTGGCTACTCAGCAAGCTTCAAAGGAAGATACGTTGAAGAAGCTGGAACAGTTGAAGTACGAAGTCAGCCGGTTGAATGACCCCGAATACATAGGACAGCTGGCACGGAAAAAGGGATATTATCTTCCTGAGGAAACGCCGATCCAGGTTGAAGAGTCAGGGAACTGA
- a CDS encoding VWA domain-containing protein, producing the protein MKQILLITDGCSNVGLSPVLAAAEAREEGITVNVVGVIDYGTIGELGSREIEDIARAGGGISQIVGTRQLAHTMQMMTRKTVVQTIQQAVNRELTQILGEKEPKTVTDLEPAQRARVVEVMDDMAETTALQVILLIDVSASMKPKLAAVEEGIRDLMLSLQARIGESKLSVFHFPGRHSGEDAVMDIDWTTDLGRVRSLFGRLQMKGATPTGPAIQKVIDFYRYGTLEEQQEIEGNYRIEREGMLGDNVV; encoded by the coding sequence ATGAAGCAAATCTTGTTGATCACCGACGGTTGTTCCAATGTAGGACTAAGTCCGGTGCTAGCAGCGGCCGAAGCGCGGGAAGAGGGGATTACGGTTAATGTGGTAGGCGTGATTGATTATGGAACCATTGGTGAGCTGGGTAGCCGGGAGATTGAGGATATTGCCAGAGCCGGAGGTGGAATCAGCCAAATTGTAGGTACACGGCAGCTTGCTCATACCATGCAGATGATGACAAGGAAAACGGTGGTTCAGACTATTCAGCAGGCGGTTAATAGAGAGTTAACACAAATTTTGGGAGAGAAGGAGCCCAAAACGGTAACGGATCTGGAGCCTGCTCAACGCGCCCGGGTCGTGGAAGTGATGGATGATATGGCTGAAACTACAGCGTTACAGGTGATATTGCTGATTGACGTCAGTGCCAGCATGAAGCCCAAACTGGCTGCGGTAGAAGAAGGCATTCGCGATTTAATGTTAAGTTTGCAGGCGCGTATTGGTGAGAGCAAGCTTTCCGTATTTCATTTTCCTGGGCGACACAGTGGAGAAGATGCGGTAATGGATATTGACTGGACAACGGATCTAGGCCGTGTTCGTTCCTTGTTTGGACGTTTGCAAATGAAGGGCGCAACGCCGACAGGTCCTGCAATTCAGAAGGTGATTGATTTTTACCGTTATGGTACACTGGAGGAACAGCAGGAAATAGAAGGGAACTATCGCATTGAAAGAGAAGGGATGCTCGGTGACAACGTTGTCTGA
- the spoVT gene encoding stage V sporulation protein T yields the protein MKATGIVRRIDDLGRVVIPKEIRRTLRIREGDPLEIFVDRDGEVILKKYSPIGELGDFAKEYAESLYESTGHVTMISDRDTIITVAGGSKKEYLDKQVGQLLEGCMENRKTILETNNGSYELSKDHDETLSSFVIAPIISGGDPIGTVILFNKDESVKMSQMEVKMSETAAGFLGKQMEQ from the coding sequence ATGAAAGCTACTGGTATTGTCCGCCGTATAGATGACCTTGGTCGTGTGGTCATTCCAAAAGAAATCCGCCGTACGTTACGTATTCGTGAAGGTGATCCACTGGAAATTTTCGTGGACCGTGATGGAGAAGTTATTCTTAAAAAATATTCGCCGATTGGCGAGCTTGGTGATTTTGCCAAAGAATATGCAGAATCCCTGTATGAGAGTACAGGACATGTAACGATGATCTCTGACCGGGATACCATTATCACGGTGGCAGGGGGCTCCAAGAAAGAGTATTTGGACAAGCAGGTAGGCCAACTGTTGGAGGGCTGCATGGAAAACAGAAAGACCATATTGGAAACAAACAACGGTTCTTATGAGCTTAGCAAAGATCATGACGAGACGTTATCCTCTTTTGTTATTGCGCCAATTATCTCGGGTGGTGACCCCATCGGAACGGTTATCCTGTTCAATAAGGATGAATCGGTGAAGATGTCTCAGATGGAAGTGAAGATGTCTGAGACGGCTGCTGGTTTCCTTGGCAAGCAAATGGAACAATAG
- a CDS encoding HU family DNA-binding protein, with amino-acid sequence MNKTDLINNISTKSGLTKKDVESVLNGFLGEITDALASGDKVQLIGFGTFETRKRSGRTGRNPQTGNEIVIPESTVPAFKAGNKLKEAVK; translated from the coding sequence ATGAACAAAACAGATCTGATTAACAACATTTCAACCAAAAGTGGTTTGACTAAAAAAGACGTTGAGTCCGTATTGAATGGCTTTTTGGGAGAAATTACAGATGCACTTGCCAGCGGAGACAAAGTACAATTGATCGGCTTTGGCACTTTTGAGACCCGCAAACGTTCCGGTCGTACCGGACGTAACCCACAAACAGGGAATGAAATCGTGATTCCTGAGTCCACTGTTCCTGCATTCAAAGCAGGCAACAAACTTAAAGAAGCCGTAAAATAA